A window of Apium graveolens cultivar Ventura chromosome 8, ASM990537v1, whole genome shotgun sequence contains these coding sequences:
- the LOC141678172 gene encoding CBL-interacting serine/threonine-protein kinase 12-like: MAATATPAKNTTRKQGEGLLLGRFEIGKLLGHGTFAKVYHARNIKTNESVAIKVIDKEKILKGGLIAHIKREISILRRVRHPNIVQLFEVMATKSKIFFIMEYVRGGELFNKVSKGRLKEDVARKYFQQLISAVGFCHSRGVFHRDLKPENILLDENGDLKVSDFGLSAISEQIRGDGLFHTFCGTPAYVAPEVLGRKGYDAAKVDLWSCGIILFVLMAGYLPFHDQNIMIMYKKIYRGEFRCPRWFSPELSRLLIKILDTKPETRMTIPEIMNNRWFRKGFKHIKFYIEDDKLCSVEEGVDDAINYMSDTSMSESESEMESRKRFVSLPRPASLNAFDLISMSSGFDLSGLFEEEGKHSRFVSNVPAPNILSRLEEVAKVVSFTVRKKDCRMSMEGSKEGVKGPLTIVVEIFELTPTLCVVEVKKKGGDKTEYEEFCDQELRPALQNLMMLESAEPSQTPSDTD; this comes from the coding sequence ATGGCAGCCACTGCCACTCCTGCCAAAAACACGACACGAAAACAAGGCGAAGGCCTCCTTCTAGGCCGGTTTGAAATTGGAAAACTCCTTGGCCACGGCACTTTTGCAAAAGTGTACCATGCAAGAAATATTAAAACAAATGAAAGTGTTGCCATCAAAGTCATTGACAAGGAGAAGATTCTTAAGGGTGGCTTGATCGCGCACATTAAACGTGAGATTTCTATTTTACGACGTGTGAGACATCCCAATATTGTGCAGTTGTTTGAGGTAATGGCTACTAAATCTAAGATATTTTTTATTATGGAGTATGTTAGAGGTGGTGAACTTTTTAATAAAGTTTCTAAGGGTAGATTAAAAGAAGATGTTGCCAGAAAGTATTTTCAACAATTAATTTCAGCTGTTGGATTTTGTCATTCTCGTGGCGTGTTTCATAGAGATCTTAAACCAGAAAATATATTGTTAGATGAAAATGGTGATCTTAAGGTTTCCGATTTTGGACTTAGTGCCATTTCGGAACAAATTAGAGGGGACGGATTGTTTCACACATTTTGTGGTACACCTGCTTATGTTGCTCCCGAGGTCTTAGGGCGAAAAGGGTATGATGCGGCAAAGGTAGATTTATGGTCTTGTGGGATTATATTGTTTGTTTTAATGGCTGGTTATTTACCTTTTCATGATCAAAATATTATGATTATGTACAAAAAGATATATAGAGGTGAATTTAGATGTCCTAGATGGTTTTCGCCAGAACTGAGTCGGTTGTTGATTAAAATTCTTGATACTAAACCAGAAACTAGGATGACAATTCCGGAGATTATGAATAATAGATGGTTCAGGAAGGGGTTTAAGCATATTAAGTTTTATATTGAGGATGATAAATTGTGTAGTGTTGAAGAGGGCGTTGATGATGCGATTAATTATATGTCGGATACTTCTATGTCTGAGTCAGAATCGGAGATGGAGAGTAGGAAGAGGTTCGTGAGTTTGCCTAGACCGGCTAGTTTAAATGCTTTTGATTTGATTTCAATGTCTTCAGGGTTTGATTTATCGGGGTTGTTTGAGGAGGAAGGCAAACATTCAAGGTTTGTGTCAAATGTACCTGCGCCTAATATATTATCCAGATTGGAGGAAGTTGCGAAGGTGGTTAGTTTTACCGTGAGGAAGAAAGATTGCAGGATGAGTATGGAGGGTTCTAAGGAGGGGGTTAAGGGACCATTGACAATTGTtgttgagatatttgaactgaCACCCACGTTGTGCGTGGTAGAAGTGAAGAAAAAGGGCGGTGACAAAACAGAGTATGAAGAGTTTTGTGACCAAGAATTGAGGCCGGCATTGCAGAATCTTATGATGTTGGAGTCTGCAGAACCTTCACAAACACCCTCAGACACTGATTAG